In a genomic window of Gouania willdenowi chromosome 11, fGouWil2.1, whole genome shotgun sequence:
- the naa20 gene encoding N-alpha-acetyltransferase 20 codes for MNCVETVGRADEATEAAGCAARDGVMNMSFFSSSPDTGRSGEIVARSSSEPQLEPCAAVASIRIAASSLTAMLDALKRKKGVPPRLTHSADISQWSRHQAGACSSPRQLEQTWCLFLLEIFFPALTEESPSASRLLGEKSLGPLTETYGIPFYLQYLAHWPEYFIVAEAPSGELMGYIMGKAEGSVAREEWHGHVTALSVAPEFRRLGLAAKLMEMLEEISERKGGFFVDLFVRVSNQVAVNMYKRLGYSVYRTVIEYYSASNGEPDEDAYDMRKALSRDSKKKLIIPMPHPVRPEEIE; via the coding sequence ATGAACTGCGTTGAGACGGTTGGGCGGGCCGATGAAGCAACGGAGGCCGCAGGCTGCGCAGCCCGGGACGGAGTGATGAACATGTCATTTTTCTCATCCTCTCCTGACACGGGAAGGTCAGGGGAGATAGTGGCCAGGTCGAGCTCGGAGCCCCAGTTGGAACCGTGTGCCGCCGTGGCGTCCATCAGGATAGCCGCCTCTTCTCTCACTGCAATGCTGGACGCCTTGAAGAGGAAGAAAGGGGTCCCGCCTCGCCTGACGCACAGTGCCGACATTAGCCAGTGGAGTCGACACCAAGCAGGGGCGTGTTCCAGCCCCAGACAGCTCGAGCAGACCTGGTGCTTGTTTTTGCTGGAGATTTTTTTCCCCGCATTGACAGAGGAGAGTCCCAGCGCATCCCGTCTCCTTGGTGAGAAAAGCCTTGGCCCTTTGACTGAGACTTATGGAATCCCGTTTTATCTCCAATATTTGGCTCATTGGCCTGAATATTTCATCGTGGCTGAAGCTCCCAGTGGAGAACTGATGGGTTACATCATGGGGAAGGCGGAGGGATCCGTGGCCCGTGAGGAGTGGCACGGTCACGTGACTGCTCTGTCTGTGGCTCCAGAGTTCAGACGTCTCGGCCTGGCCGCTAAACTCATGGAGATGTTGGAGGAGATCAGTGAGAGGAAAGGAGGATTCTTCGTGGATCTATTTGTCAGAGTTTCAAACCAAGTGGCTGTGAACATGTACAAACGTCTGGGATACAGTGTTTATAGAACAGTAATAGAGTATTATTCAGCCAGCAACGGAGAGCCTGACGAGGACGCATACGACATGAGGAAAGCTTTGTCCAGAGACTCTAAGAAGAAGTTGATCATCCCAATGCCCCACCCTGTACGACCAGAGGAGATAGAATAA